In Hippoglossus stenolepis isolate QCI-W04-F060 chromosome 5, HSTE1.2, whole genome shotgun sequence, one genomic interval encodes:
- the si:dkey-234i14.6 gene encoding uncharacterized protein si:dkey-234i14.6: protein MDALQAEHAGENPEEKYRALAYDTALSTLVAVAVYVVVKVSLDGIRQWRARISVLVVGSGPVGLTAALVAVRSGKVLKLTVLDERYRSALLCRPQQIALDPRSVKFLLGLGVDFDNMEGCWHDEHFFTRIGVFQEYLLSILEQKKQKVEVKVQLGTKFTEEYLRRIPQTDWPSVIVVADGSCGDSCSVLGISSDYTVDSCHGYGANATIERLDQRQVPTPEIRAHSLYFDLSAYGVEALREHRNPTTKPGFHLKIYGTFRNRYMALVCPTSDTKMVRFLRHTANSSIMKNIFHQSFNAYKTDIEPRLSDVTHHHMQCSRRLFEIQLSHRRISAAYIEGDNVAVTVEGEAARVLNFDTGCGVNLGMRGLESMASFIYQTATAVDQNDILEALSAKMQHSRQVAETFRQTGLAESMYE from the exons ATGGACGCGCTGCAGGCGGAGCATGCTGGAGAGAACCCAGAGGAAAAGTACCGCGCTCTGGCCTATGACACGGCTCTGAGCACCCTGGTGGCGGTGGCCGTGTACGTGGTGGTGAAAGTGAGCCTGGACGGCATCAGACAGTGGCGAGCCCGGATCTCGGTGCTCGTCGTGGGCTCGGGACCCGTGGGGCTGACGGCCGCGCTGGTCGCTGTCCGCTCCGGGAAGGTGCTGAAACTGACCGTGCTGGATGAGCGGTACCGGAGCGCGCTGCTGTGCCGGCCCCAGCAGATCGCGCTGGATCCGCGAAGCGTGAAGTTCCTGCTGGGACTCGGGGTGGACTTTGACAACATGGAGGGCTGCTGGCACGACGAGCACTTCTTCACCAGGATAGGCGTGTTTCAGGAGTACCTGCTGAGCATCCTGgagcagaagaaacagaaggtggaggtgaaggtgcaGCTGGGAACCAAG TTCACTGAGGAATACCTGCGCCGCATCCCTCAGACTGACTGGCCGAGTGTGATCGTGGTGGCTGACGGGTCGTGCGGTGACTCGTGTTCGGTGCTGGGCATCAGCTCCGACTACACTGTGGATTCCTGCCATGGCTATGGAGCTAATGCAACAATAGAGAGACTAGACCAGAGACAG GTACCCACTCCTGAGATCCGTGCCCACAGTCTCTACTTTGACCTGTCAGCTTACGGAGTGGAGGCCCTCCGAGAGCACCGAAACCCCACCACCAAGCCCGGCTTTCACCTGAAGATCTACGGCACCTTCAGAAACCGCTACATGGCCCTCGTCTGCCCCACATCTGACACCAAGATGGTTCGCTTCCTCAGGCACACGGCCAACTCTTCT ATCATGAAGAACATTTTCCATCAGTCCTTCAACGCCTACAAGACGGACATCGAGCCTCGTCTCAGCGATGTGACGCACCACCACATGCAGTGCAGCCGCCGTCTCTTTGAGATCCAGCTGTCGCACAGACGCATCAGCGCTGCTTACATTGAGGGGGACAACGTGGCGGTCACTGTGGAGGGGGAGGCAGCACGAGTCCTCAACTTCGACACAG gTTGTGGGGTAAATCTAGGTATGCGTGGTCTGGAGTCGATGGCGTCGTTCATTTACCAAACAGCCACCGCCGTGGACCAGAACGATATTCTCGAAGCGCTGTCAGCGAAGATGCAGCACTCCAGACAAGTGGCTGAGACCTTCAGACAGACGGGCCTGGCTGAATCAATGTACGAATGA
- the prpf18 gene encoding pre-mRNA-splicing factor 18 isoform X1 — MDILKAEIARKRKLLEENQLVDDSKRYFKRSDLARKEQEDYFKRCGYKVQRETPESQIDKDKEEDEPSSPATPVLEMELTEEKLPMTLSRQEVIRRLRERGEPIRMFAESDYDAFQRLRKIEILTPEVNKGLRNDLKAAMDKIDLQYLNEVVGGTEAGEVDTQHDLKVHEENTTIEELEALGKTLGTGDDLGDQELIDKFLRFLLGVWAKDLNKREDHVKRSVQGKLASATHSQTESYLKPLFRKLRKKNLPADIKESITDIIKFMLEREYVKANDAYLQMAIGNAPWPIGVTMVGIHARTGREKIFSKHVAHVLNDETQRKYIQGLKRLMTICQKHFTTVPSKCVEYNAL; from the exons ATGGATATACTGAAAGCTGAAATCGCAAGGAAGAGGAAACTCCTCGAAGAAAACCAGCTCGTTGAC GACTCCAAAAGGTACTTCAAGAGGTCGGATCTTGCTCGGAAGGAACAAGAAGATTACTTCAAAAGATGTGGATATAAG GTTCAGAGAGAGACTCCCGAGAGCCAG ATTGATAAGGATAAGGAGGAAGATGAGCCATCCAGCCCAGCAACCCCAGTTTTAGAAATGGAGCTAACAGAAGAGAAGCTGCCGATGACACTGTCACGACAGGAG GTAATTCGCCGGCTCAGAGAAAGAGGTGAACCAATTCGAATGTTTGCAGAGTCTGACTACGATGCCTTCCAGAGACTCAGGAAGATTGAGATTCTGACCCCAGAAGTGAACAAG GGCTTGAGGAACGATTTGAAAGCAGCCATGGACAAGATCGACCTGCAGTACCTGAATGAGGTTGTTGGAGGGACAGAGGCAGGAGAAGTGGACACACAGCATGACCTGAAAGTACATGAGGAAAACACCACTATAGAAGAACTGGAG GCTCTTGGTAAGACTCTGGGAACCGGAGACGATCTTGGAGACCAGGAACTTATTGACAAGTTTTTGAGG TTTCTTCTTGGAGTTTGGGCCAAGGATCTGAACAAACGAGAAGACCACGTGAAGCGCAGTGTTCAGGGCAAGCTGGCCAGTGCAACCCACTCACAGACGGAGTCTTATCTCAAGCCTCTCTTCAGGAAACTCAGGAAGAAG aATTTACCCGCTGACATCAAAGAGTCAATCACAGACATCATTAAATTCATGTTGGAGCGAGAATACGTCAAG gcAAATGATGCCTATCTGCAGATGGCCATCGGAAATGCGCCCTGGCCTATTGGTGTGACCATGGTGGGTATCCACGCCCGTACTGGACGAGAAAAGATTTTCTCCAAGCACGTGGCGCACGTTCTCAACGATGAGACGCAAAGAAAATACATTCAG GGACTGAAGAGGCTGATGACCATCTGCCAGAAACACTTCACCACTGTTCCATCAAAGTGTGTAGAGTACAATGCTCTTTAA
- the prpf18 gene encoding pre-mRNA-splicing factor 18 isoform X2, which translates to MDILKAEIARKRKLLEENQLVDDSKRYFKRSDLARKEQEDYFKRCGYKIDKDKEEDEPSSPATPVLEMELTEEKLPMTLSRQEVIRRLRERGEPIRMFAESDYDAFQRLRKIEILTPEVNKGLRNDLKAAMDKIDLQYLNEVVGGTEAGEVDTQHDLKVHEENTTIEELEALGKTLGTGDDLGDQELIDKFLRFLLGVWAKDLNKREDHVKRSVQGKLASATHSQTESYLKPLFRKLRKKNLPADIKESITDIIKFMLEREYVKANDAYLQMAIGNAPWPIGVTMVGIHARTGREKIFSKHVAHVLNDETQRKYIQGLKRLMTICQKHFTTVPSKCVEYNAL; encoded by the exons ATGGATATACTGAAAGCTGAAATCGCAAGGAAGAGGAAACTCCTCGAAGAAAACCAGCTCGTTGAC GACTCCAAAAGGTACTTCAAGAGGTCGGATCTTGCTCGGAAGGAACAAGAAGATTACTTCAAAAGATGTGGATATAAG ATTGATAAGGATAAGGAGGAAGATGAGCCATCCAGCCCAGCAACCCCAGTTTTAGAAATGGAGCTAACAGAAGAGAAGCTGCCGATGACACTGTCACGACAGGAG GTAATTCGCCGGCTCAGAGAAAGAGGTGAACCAATTCGAATGTTTGCAGAGTCTGACTACGATGCCTTCCAGAGACTCAGGAAGATTGAGATTCTGACCCCAGAAGTGAACAAG GGCTTGAGGAACGATTTGAAAGCAGCCATGGACAAGATCGACCTGCAGTACCTGAATGAGGTTGTTGGAGGGACAGAGGCAGGAGAAGTGGACACACAGCATGACCTGAAAGTACATGAGGAAAACACCACTATAGAAGAACTGGAG GCTCTTGGTAAGACTCTGGGAACCGGAGACGATCTTGGAGACCAGGAACTTATTGACAAGTTTTTGAGG TTTCTTCTTGGAGTTTGGGCCAAGGATCTGAACAAACGAGAAGACCACGTGAAGCGCAGTGTTCAGGGCAAGCTGGCCAGTGCAACCCACTCACAGACGGAGTCTTATCTCAAGCCTCTCTTCAGGAAACTCAGGAAGAAG aATTTACCCGCTGACATCAAAGAGTCAATCACAGACATCATTAAATTCATGTTGGAGCGAGAATACGTCAAG gcAAATGATGCCTATCTGCAGATGGCCATCGGAAATGCGCCCTGGCCTATTGGTGTGACCATGGTGGGTATCCACGCCCGTACTGGACGAGAAAAGATTTTCTCCAAGCACGTGGCGCACGTTCTCAACGATGAGACGCAAAGAAAATACATTCAG GGACTGAAGAGGCTGATGACCATCTGCCAGAAACACTTCACCACTGTTCCATCAAAGTGTGTAGAGTACAATGCTCTTTAA